The genomic interval TTTCACTCCGACATCAATTCTTCACTTGATGCAGGAAGGTAAGGTGAGACCGTGGCAAACGAAAGCCAGCACAACGTAAACAATCACTAGCAGCAGGAGTATCAGTGCAGCACTGCAAGAATATAATCAGAttcaaaaagtatttcatcAGTGGCTAAAAGAGTTATCCATCTCAGCAGGCAGGTAATGCTAATTCATGAAACACCACTTCTCCAAGCCGAAGGGATATATGATAATTTTCTGGCTTCATTATAGTTTAAATTTCAGATTGTGGAAAGTAGGAACAAGTAATTTAGACCGTGAAAACAAGGGTTGATTCTTGTTGGGAGTGAGTATATGCAgctttttaaaatatgattgatatcatgaattttttattttatttttttattggcaccgggtgtctaggAACAGCAtaaatcccccagtccgatggccccctaaagattgtttgcacccaagaggatttgaaccttagacctgggggagcatacccccaagcccaaggcctttactaCTTGAGCCAACCAAGTTAACTCATGATatcaacccctaggggttgatATCATGAGTTAACTTGGcctgaacaaaaataataacatatattggATTCTGTCATATATGCATAAACAAGCTATGCTTCATCCATATTCCCTTAATGCAATTTCTAACGCAGATACTTTAGTTCAAGAACATACGTGAGTTTGACGTTTCTCCACCACACCGTGCTTCTGAAACGACGAGCTTGCTTTCTGAAGCGAAAGGTGTTTCCTTGCATGTTTGCAGTTTTGTCAACCAGCAATTCCAGACGATCGCCTCTATCTAGAACTTTGTCAATATTCTCTATCATGACATTTCGCACCTACTCAAACATAATTTTGCAAAACTGGGGGGATCAATAGTCTTTCAAAGACAAAAAAGTCAGGAACTCGGGAACTGTAAGATTATACAAACCATTACGGTTTTTGGTCCTTTATTATAAATCATTACATTTTAATTATACTCAACAAAAAAAGTACTATAGTtcatttaatgatttattattcataaaaaaataaatcattaaatttgaGCAGCAGGTTAAGGTTGAAGGAAAAACACACGATTTAACACACAACCTCCCCCtgaattaaacatttttttgcCATAATGGTTCAGTTCTTTTGAGTAGTATCCTGGATGTAGAAATAGAAGAAGTCAGACTCCCTCTCCATCAAAAGAACTGATATTATGAAGGAtataacacataaaataaagaattaaccAAATTTGCCCGATGTGGCAGCAATCAATAAAGCCACATAAGCAAATATATACAACCTATAGAAAAGTGGGCTAATCCAACCAATCTTGCTTGCACATTGGAAAGAGCCACTGATTTATCTCTCCATCGAATCAAATTAACCAAAGGTGTGCCTTCCTGAACCCACGCTAAAGTTTCAATCAATTCTTGCCATATCCATTCCAGGAAATTAAGAACATAAATCCAATAGTGCAAACAAGATGTCCAAATAAGAACATCCACACCCAAACTGATAAACTATTCATACCAAAAGCTATGCCAAAAGGGTTATATCCATTGATAAGTTGTGAGGAGTTTAATCATAGATAATCTTTTAACCGTCCCAAGGATAATGTTATACACCGAGCAACAATAACTAACTGAGTACATTCATTTTTCAAGCAAAGAGACTCGTATGCAATGAAATCATGCATCCGAATTACTTTGTCAGCTATAAAGGACCAGCAGAAAGCCCAAAGTactaagtatttcttcaaagagaACTTACACGGGCAGGAAACTAAACAACGTTGAAATCATAGTTAATGACAACTGGCAAGCATTCAAAACTTACCTGACTCATTTCACCTTTTAGTCGATTTATCCTATCAGCGTTCGGGTCGTTCGAGTAGTATTCCATTTGCTGGCTCAAAACCCTTGAGAATTCATCATTCATGGCATAAGCATGGGCCGAAAGAACTGCACGGCCGTAAGTCCTCACAAATCTCTGATGAATGTCTTCGAGAAACGCAAATGGTAGTCTTCCTGCACATAACATTGTCTGTGCTTTAAGATCTCTACCATATTCCACTCCAGATGCAACAAACACGAgcaatatttcatttttctaaaaacagAGAATTTGGGATAAaacatcaaattaattattcatgGAAACGAAACCCTAACGTCATTAAGCACATATACAAACACAAACATCGTTAAATTTGTGAGAAAATACCGAATTTACAATTTCAGAcacaaaatgaaatgaaatcaataTCAAATTCGATTTACTAGGAACTCGATCGAAGTCGGAGACCACTGGATGagataagtaaaagaaacaaagacaGAAGGGGGCGAGTGTCTAACTTCCGGCGTTCTCGTCGGCCATACAGAGGACGGTGAGGCCATCGGTGCGCTTGACGTGGAAGATGTAGCGGTCCTGAGAGTATGACACGTGGGTGTCGGTGTTTCCCGGTATCTTCTCCAGTATCTGCCGCGCGATCACGCTGGCGTTGGTAGACGTGGCGCTGAACTCCGCCAGCACCAGCGATCCCCTTGCCACCAGAGCGTAGAGTATCGCCATCCCCCACCAAAGatcctcctccctctctctatatctctctctctaaaaaaatttcCTCAATTTTAGAAATGGTGATGCGATTCCCTCTCCGTAAACTACTcctaataatataaattaaatattacggGAGCTATATCAAATTATCAACAGCAAGAATCTATTCCTTCCTCGAAATTCTATGTCTCACAAGCAGCCGGGATTCTTCCACTCGGTCTCTCCtctatccctctctctctctccctcgatACATACGACTGTCGAGCTGGAAAAGGTTTTCTTTTCGACTTGCCTTGCCCCATAAGACATACGACGTGTTTAGGACATAGTAGAAAGACATCAATATGTATGTTATCTTGTATGTTATGAATACGACGTGTTTCAATCTACTAATTTGTATGTTATCTTGTTTAAGACATCAATATGTATTatcctttcattttatttttggaaaatgctaaTTTGTTggtatattttaattctttttttaaaatgtttaaaaaattgtctattagtaaatttgtgtacttatttttttttaatgtttaaacaatatttgagaaaaataaaataaaagaaaaaatagatctatcatctgttttcttctcatctcatgctgtgacattagataatagatttacaagtgaaatataataaataatctttaactatctaatgtcacatcataagatgatggaagatgataaaaattgagatgatgagtagtattatttaaaataaaatcacacaaAGAACATGcctagaaaaatatattattcctGGTTAAGAcatataaaaagttttatttttattaaaatacaaagaaGTTTATCATAAAAATCTtgctcaaaatatttaattctacACGAGTGTCACAACTCACAACCCACTATTTAGTAATTAGGTATGTTTTACAAGTTATTAATTGGCGGAGATCCTTTGGGGTGGTTCAGTTTTGGGTTGATGGTGTGTTTATATTTAGTTTTTGTTAcctttaaaaatcataaaataaatgttattgttatttttatttagtaatgttactcatcgtctcaatttttattattttctcatcatctcgtaatgtgatattagataattGAATACTATTTATTGTATTTCATATCGTGAGATGATAAGAGAATAGTGAGAAAATGAgagatgaatagattttttagtttttatttgaataatattaaatatgattttagaGTACGTAAGTAGCgcatattttatttgtaaaaaaaataagactatCAAAAACTAGATTTTTCATGTGAGCTTACAATTTCGTCTTACTTTTGTGTAAAAAAGGTGGACATATTTAACACACTCTAGAATTAGacaaactattttttcttaCATGTTTAAAGAATGGATTAAAGAAATTTGACCCTCAAATATCTCAATCTCATACTTAAATGGATAAAGTTTTCATTAGTCATGAATCATCACTTTAAAGACATTTAACTGAAATGGGAAGCGagagaaatgatgaaaaaagtgaaaaagaaaaaacgtgAGGGTAttaacaaaatcaaaagaataaacataaaaagtatTGCACGTGGCGTGGGCACTggtctattattattattaattattattattttattaccgATGTCGTCTATTCACGTGTGATTTAATTCTCTAATAGCACTCtcattgaattagttaaaatttaaatctattaaAGATTTAGttattaaaccataaaatgtGATCACATTAAAATAGCTAAATTTCAGCTACAGtcacttctaaaattatttctaaatttaaaatgaactatttatttatcaaatatattttatattaattatttctctctcccttttatataaattatttatctattccttttaaatgacaattgaaaaaatataattagaatatcattactaattaatatataatatcatgaataataaaatatgataaaataaaataaattcataattaaaaaaattaaaatatttttgaaattattaattacttattactatataatgaataaatgaataatccaatatggagatttgatgtgaatagttaaagttaaattcatcttatattattttattatcatataatgaaaaaatagttattccaatATGGAGACTTATTTGTATAgaatagttaaaagttaaattcatcttacattcataaaaaatgtactttagctttagctaatccaatacGAGTGCTCTTGTCTctagtttattttcacaattattttcaattcatcttatttaattattataatttttttaaattttcacataaaataaaataaataattcaacattttcaaatattaaaataaaaaaaaattaaaaatatatattttaaaaatatattatttaatttttaattttaatttcaatacaactcatctcatttgtaaaaataaacatgtCGTAAGAACAGTTGATTAAAGAATGTGATCGTGGGTTAATTCGATGAGCCGGCCCATGATCAATGGGCTcagaaattgtagaaaataagGGATATGCTGGGCTTTTCTTTGCACAATGGGGCTCAAagataatatctttttttttttcctacttttttgtaacttaataataataataatttaggtgGAGTTAAACAACGGAAATTGGTCATTTGTACACGCACATGGGTTACGCACGTGATTTTCTCAACTTTCTGTAGAGAACTCGTTAGCCTCAGCTCAgagacaaaataattttattcatttatttgtatctttttttttctgaacaaacaaaagaatatgATTTGGTCCGGACTCCGAACAGCAAGCTGACCAAAAAAGCTGGACCACAAACAAAATATCGATTGGGCCTTGACAGGTTAATGCGAGCCAAGCCTAATGGTAGGCTAAGCCCAGCTGACCCGGGTTGATTTTAGACCATTTCAATTCACGTTCCAATCTCCTTGAAAGTTGGAACCCGGGGGGtgtttaaaatagattattttatttattttttcagaaaagcAGAATTAACGTGGATAATCCATCTTCTTACTGTGTTACAATTATAAAGATATcatataaagataaattaatatgatgacataatttcatatgatactttatatttattttataataaaaataaatttacaatctaacacCACGTCAAACCACATtgatgcattttatttttgtaaaaattttgttgtgattaaaacatttatctttttGAATACTTTGCTGGGATTGTTGCAATGCTGTAAAGGTCAGTTTGTATCTTCGATCGTTATCAAACCTTGGTACGTATCAATGGGAAACTTCAAGAATTAGTCAAGATCCAAGTCGACAACACAAAGCAATGTCGTCGCTTATAAGCAATTTATTCGAACTTCTGATCTTAGCGTAGAGTAGCTGCAGAGATACCTCACTGTAGCAGAACAGAACAAACCTTACTTTTGGTCATGGTCGGTGTACGTTACATGCTGATCACCCGCGTGGTCCATAGCGCCCTTGTCTCGGTTAATTTGTTGCCATTCTTCCAGTGTAAAGCCGATCGATGGATTGCTTTCCATTTCCCCAGATGCAAAGGGAGTTTGAAAGATCGCTCACATGCACAATGGCGAGATAATATTTTAGATCATCCTGATTTCCATGGGAATAAATCATGAgcagtttcttgaagaaaattGACATGATCTCCCAGCCAGTCGGAGAAAGATTTTCCTACTGTccaagtaatatatatatatatatatatatatatttactccTTGAGTCTTATTAGTTATAAGTAGTTTGATACACCAAAACGCATACCGATACtgatattactttttttattgaaaagaaaaaaaataagagaagaaaaggttatctctctcatcaaaattatttccgtctttaatttgtaatatttcattaaatgaatATCTTACATATTAGTATCGATGCGCGATTTAGAACGCAAACTCGCTTGCAATAAGACTTTTCCTTACTTCCAAAGTCCAAACTCAAAAGCGAAATTAGTTGTTGAAACTTATTAATGTTTGTTTAATTAATAGGAGAAGTAGTTTAATTAAGAGTGGTTTCCCATCAACACAAGCTAGCTAGCAGACATAAAATCACCATCCATCTTGATCACGAGCTAGGGCTAAAGATATTAGCAGAGCAAGACTGGTCCTTGCATGCAGTTCCATCAACACCCGGCCCGACCATGTGATCCTAACTGCGTTCCAGACCTCATTGTTTCcaataattgagaaaaaaaaaaaacaaaaatattgggAAAAAAACAAGACAAGCCAGGAATATCAGATCAAGAGGTTCACGTTGGTTACAGTTCAAAAGCTGTAAGCCATGAGTGGTGCCTTGGGGGTACTACTGCAATTTGCTTTGGAAATTAGTTTCTCCAACCATTCAAAGGGCAGTAGTACTACTGAAAGTGAAGCaaattagctagctagataaatatataatttgccAGAAATTATCAGCTAGCTAGGGTAATTttggaaacatttaaaattatcgctgttgaaattagaaattaattattatcaataaaaatccaataattaattgttaaattattatcagtaatattatatattttaaatacagCTAGGGTAATTTGTCAGCTTATAGCATAGAAATTTCCAAGCGAAATTATTGCAAAAATTAATGTTGTAGAAGGAAACAAATTAGTAAAAATCTTCCATGGCATGCTGCATGCACAACATGAGATGCTGCAAGCTAGCTAGTATACAAAAAATCCAACTGTGACAATATCGTCCCTTTCTTCTGTCTTCCACTCAATCAAACTCCAAACATACGCCTCAcaatttcctttaaaaaagaTTCTCCCTCCGATCCACTCCAAAGAAAGGCATCCAAAGCCCTTGAATTCAGTAGTAGCTACTACTGATCTGTCTAGCTAGTTAGAGCTCCTGCAATGGCTGCTTCCAAAAAGCTCTCCGCAACCATTCTGGTcatctctctccttttccagtACGCCACATTCTCTAGCGCTTGTGGCACATGCAGGCCAAAGCCAACTCCTCCAGCAAAATGCCCCAACGACACGTTGAAGCTTGGAGTTTGCGTCGACCTTCTCGGACTTGTTAACCTTCAGATTGGATCCCCTATTTCGAGCAAGTGTTGCGCGTTGCTTGCGGGATTGGCCGATCTAGAAGCTGCTCTGTGTCTTTGCACTGCCATCAAGGCCAATGTGCTTGGAATTAACTTGAACGTGCCCCTAACGCTTAGTTTGCTTGTTAGTGCTTGCCAAAAGTCAGTTCCTCCTGGCTTCGTATGTGAATAgggaatgcatgcatgcatgcattaacgagggcaaagctagctagctctatATATGGCAAGTTAGCTTAATTTTAAGGTACTGTTTCTAGTTGTTTTGctgatcatcatatatatatatatatatataatatgcatgcatggctggGGTTTGTGGCTTGACAGAGTACGTAGTACTGCTTTGGTTTGTTAATTTTCGCTCTTAATTTCCATTTGTTTCATGTGGGACTGATGTGATTTGTTCAAATAACCAGGCAGGCCAGCAAGCTTGCTTTGCCTGAATTATGATCAGTGTTTATCAGAAATTCGTATCTTTTTTTCATGATAGTTAATTTGCGTCTTTTTGTTTGTAACGTTGTTATATTAGTAATCTGTTTGTTTTCATGCAtgatatttattgttaaaaaataaattcgttGCGATTTTTGCTAGCTAATTCCTAAAATTTCAGTAAGCCGAACCCaatcatcatgtatatatagta from Juglans microcarpa x Juglans regia isolate MS1-56 chromosome 4S, Jm3101_v1.0, whole genome shotgun sequence carries:
- the LOC121263735 gene encoding vesicle-associated membrane protein 711 — encoded protein: MAILYALVARGSLVLAEFSATSTNASVIARQILEKIPGNTDTHVSYSQDRYIFHVKRTDGLTVLCMADENAGRRLPFAFLEDIHQRFVRTYGRAVLSAHAYAMNDEFSRVLSQQMEYYSNDPNADRINRLKGEMSQVRNVMIENIDKVLDRGDRLELLVDKTANMQGNTFRFRKQARRFRSTVWWRNVKLTAALILLLLVIVYVVLAFVCHGLTLPSCIK
- the LOC121263736 gene encoding 14 kDa proline-rich protein DC2.15-like, with product MAASKKLSATILVISLLFQYATFSSACGTCRPKPTPPAKCPNDTLKLGVCVDLLGLVNLQIGSPISSKCCALLAGLADLEAALCLCTAIKANVLGINLNVPLTLSLLVSACQKSVPPGFVCE